In one window of Caenimonas aquaedulcis DNA:
- a CDS encoding VOC family protein, whose protein sequence is MLHHISLGVADLEVAGAFYDAVLGALGYRRVFEDATAIGYGVHEGKDKLCLKQRAGAQAPGPGFHLALAAPTREAVDRFHVAALAAGGKDNGPAGLRPGYGANYYAAFVVDPDGHHVEAVINSPDPS, encoded by the coding sequence ATGCTTCACCACATCTCATTGGGTGTCGCGGATCTGGAGGTGGCGGGCGCGTTCTACGACGCGGTGCTGGGCGCGCTAGGCTATCGTCGCGTGTTCGAGGACGCGACGGCCATCGGCTATGGGGTCCACGAGGGGAAGGACAAGCTGTGCCTGAAGCAGCGCGCCGGGGCGCAAGCGCCGGGTCCGGGCTTCCATCTCGCACTGGCTGCACCGACCCGGGAGGCAGTCGACCGGTTTCACGTAGCCGCGCTCGCGGCGGGTGGCAAGGACAATGGCCCGGCGGGGTTGCGGCCCGGATACGGGGCGAATTACTATGCCGCGTTCGTCGTGGACCCGGATGGGCATCATGTCGAAGCGGTCATCAACTCGCCCGATCCTTCCTAA